In Podospora pseudopauciseta strain CBS 411.78 chromosome 2 map unlocalized CBS411.78m_2, whole genome shotgun sequence, the genomic stretch cccttttccccccctccggGAAGTAGTCTCACCGACCTGAGGACGATCATCGAGAAGAATCCCAACAGGGTTGTTGCCATCTTTCCGGAATCGGGCACGACGAATGGAAAGGGGATTCTGCCGTTGAGCCCGGCATTGTTGACTGTGCCGGCTGAGGCAAAGATCTTCCCTGTCAGTATGAGGTATACGCCACCTGATATTACGACGCCCGTGCCTGGAACTTGGATCCAGTTTTTGTGGAAGCTGCTGGGGCGGCCGACGCATTGTATTAGGGTCAGGATTgcggaggggatggtgaaTACCAGCAAGGCCGTCAATGGGGTTTCAGGCCAGGAGGAGAGCACGCCCAGTGGGGAGGACGGggtgacggtggaggagcagaagctgCTGGACAATGTCGCGGAGGCCTTGGCTAGGTTAGGGAgggcgaagagggtgggCTTGacgttgaaggagaaggatgccTTCGTTAAGGCTTGGAATAAGAGGAGAAGGTAGAGCTGTGGTGAAACAAATAGTCAGGGGTGGGTTTGTGATTTGATGTTTTTGATGCGCATTTACAGGCAAGCTGGAAGGAATCAAGATCGGATATAGAGGTTGGGAAATTTTGGAACATGCATGATCATTAGCACTATACCAGGACGAGAAGATCATGTCCGTGTCGTTAATTGGAACCCAATGTAACAAAAAGTTCATCAAATTCTTGCTTGATTATACTTGTCAACCGCCAACCTGGTATATCTTTTTCCGCACCCAACCACCCAAAAACAGGCAAACAATAAGCGCCCTTTTCCCATGCCAAAATAAAAACAAGATCAGTATATGTACAAAACAAAAAGTCCCACCCTTAAATTATACCTTTTTCTCCATCCCTTCAAAGTTCCCGAGCTTCTACGCCCGTTCAAGCATCAGTCACACAGCCGTGGCTGGCATCCTTGACCAGCTGGGCGTACTTCCTAAGAGTACCCCTCTTGGCCTTGGACTCGGGGGCTCTCCACTGGCTCTTTCTTCTCTCGAGCTCCTCAGCAGGGATCTCGAGGTTGAGCACACGCTGCTCGGCGTCAATGACAATCTTGTCACCGTCCTGGACAAGGGCAATGGGGCCACCCTCCATGGCCTCGGGCACGATGTGACCGATCAAGAAGCCGTGAGAACCACCGGAGAAGCGCCCATCAGTGATGAGGGCAACATCCTTGCCAAGGCCAGCGCCCATGATGGCAGAGCTTGGCTTAAGCATCTCAGGCATACCAGGACCACCCTTGGGACCCTCGTAGCGGATGACAACAACGGTCTTCTCGCCCTTCTTGATCTCACCGCGTTCGAGAGCCTCAATGAAGCCATCCTCGTAGTCGTAGACCTTGGCAGTACCCTCGAAACGGAGACCCTCCTTGCCAGTGATCTTGCCGACGCAGCCGCCGGGGGCGAGGGAGCCGCGGAGAATCTGGATGTGACCGGTAGGCTTGATGGGGTCGCTCATGGGGCGGATGATCTTCTGCTCGGGGGGGAAGTCGGGGTAGGCCTCGACGTTCTCCTTCATGGTCTTGCCAGTGACGGTGACGCCAGAGCCATCAATGATACCTTCCCTAAGAAGGaacttgaggagggagggggtacCACCAATCTTACAGAGATCCTCCATGACGTACTTGCCGGAGGGCTTGAGGTcagcgaggaaggggatTCTGTCGGAAACGGCCTGGAAGTCGTCGATGGTGAGCTTGATGCCAACGGAgtcggcgatggcgatgagaTGGAGGACGGCGTTGGTGCTGCCACCAAGAACGGTAACGACGGTCATGGCGTTCTCAAAGGCTTGGCGGGTCATGATATCGCGGGGGCGGATGTCCTCTCTGAGGAGGGTCTTGACAGCCTCACCGACGCTCTCGCACTCGGCCTTCTTGCTGGGGTCCTCGGCGGGGTTGCTGGAAGAGCCGGGGAGAGTCATACCGAGAGTCTCGATGGCGCTGGCCATGGTGTTGGCAGTGTACATGCCACcgcaagcaccaccaccggggCAAGCGTTGCGGATGATGTCGAAGCGCTGCTTCTCGTCGATCTCGCCGGAAAGGTACTGGCCGTAGGCCTGGAAAGCGCTGACAATGTCGATGGGCTCGCCACCAGCACTGCAGCCGGGCTTGATGGTACCACCATACACCATGATACTAGGGCGGTTGACTCTGCCCATAGCGATCAACACACCGGGCATGTTCTTGTCGCAACCGGGCAGGGAAACGTTGGCGTCGTACCACTGGCCATTCATGACGGTCTCGATACTGTCGGCAATAATTTCTCTGCTCTGCAAGCTGTAACGCATACCAGTGGTACCCATGCTGATACCGTCGGAGACACCAATAGTGTTGAAGCGCATGGGCACGAGGCCAGCCTTCTTGATGCTGTCTCTGACGAGACCGGAGAGGTCGAGCAAGTGCATGTTGCAAGGGTTGCCATCGTACCAGACGGACGAAATACCGACCTGAGGCTTGTTCATGTCGGCCTCAGACAGACCAGTAGCGTAAAGCATGGCCTGAGAAGCACCCTGGGACTTGggctgggtgatggtggccgAGACCCTGTTGAGCTTCTCATCGGCATAGCGGCGGGCAGTGGTAGAAAGAAGGCGGCTAGAGAAGGATAACAGTAagcttcttgatctcggcgATAGAATATGCAGCTCTGAAGCTTGATGGAGGAGACATACGCCTGGTTCCTCATGGGCAGGGCCCGGCCAGTGGCCAGAGCTCTGGGAGCACCAGCTCTCAGAAGTGAGGGGAGCATGGCTGATATGACGATGACTGTGCCAGAgaagagaacaagaagaaagaacCAATTGACAGCCCGTGGAGGGTATAGGGACTTAATAGACAGCGAGGACAAGTCAATTGACCCTTCTCGTTCTTCTGGCTGTGTCGGGTTGGGGAATAAAGATGGAAGTTTTGGGCGAAGTCGGAGCTAAAATTTCCAGATGGCTGCCCGAGTCGTGGTGCGCTGTGACAGTCACAGGGACGCTACTACAGGGGTCCCCGCAAGAGCTCCCCGCCCTTTTTTTTAGCTGCATGGGAATACCAATACAAGCTTTTTCATTGGTCCAGCAGCAGGAAAGATGCCAGCAGAGAAGACAGTGAGATGGGGTCATCTTTGTCCCAAGAATGAAGGTCACACTTCGAGACGGGAACCCATTATTGTTCTTGAGTATTTATGTAGTTGGTGGCTTTTCTGGTTTCCGCTAGGCTAACGACTTCTGCTTACAAGAAAGCTCTGTCAGTACATGCGGATAGCCCGTAGCTTATTTTGACCTCGGTCTCCAGACTGCTACCGTATGGATTGGGGAGGTCAAGGTAATGGGGTTCCAATACATGCCATTGTCTAGCAGTTCAACACCCGGATTCCAGAATCTCCACATCAAGCCAAGAGTGCCGGGACAGCCGGGGGGGTATCCGCCATCGGACGGGATGCTGGTGTAGGCCCCGTTGCAAGGTGCTGGCGGCCGTGTATTCCATGATGGATGGTCATAACACCCCTTTTGCAGCAGTCATAACACTCTCTCCTGCAGGCATCCCCCCCTGCGGCATGCGGCCATACGCCCTTCGTACAACTAGAACGCCTTAATGCTTCCCTTCCTTCGCATCTGCGGACAGCATCGTTCCGTCGTTCTTGACTCTCCGGTGTAGGATCTCGTCAATGATACCAAAGTCCTTGGCTTCCTCTGCCGTCAAGTACTTGTCTCTCTCCATCATGTCATTGATTGCCTGCATGTCGTACTTTTCGAAGCCAAAGGACTTGTTGATGTGGCTCTGTACAATCTTGTTGATCTGGTCTCGCAGCCTTTGTATTTGGTTCGCATAGATGAGGATGTCTGACGCCTGTCCTCGTGTCCCTCCCAGCGGTTGGTGGACCATAATGGAGCTGTGTGGGAGCGCATATCTTTTCCCTGGCTCGCCTCCAATCAGAAGAATAGCCGCCATAGATGCGGCGCCACCAACGCACACAGTCGATACCGGGGACTTGATGTAGGTCATGGTGTCGTAAATAGCCAACCCAGAGCTCACTTCGCCGCCAGGTGAGTTGATGTACATCGTAATTGGCTTGTCGGGGTTGTCCGATTCGAGCCAGAGAAGCTGCGCAACTATCGAAGCTGAAACTGTGTCATCAATGGCTCCGTTGAGGCAGACAATCCGTTCCTGCAGCAGTTTGGAGAAGATATCGGCTTCGAGAAGGGTCAGCATCGCCGAGTCCTAGAATGCTCATGAAACCCAAGGCTTACATGTTCGCCAGCCTCCAGCCTGAATAGTTAGTAAGTTTTCCAAAAGACAAATGGATATCAGACAGAAGCGCTCGCCTACGTACTGTTACTTCTGTGATGTATGGCATAGGGATGCCGCCACTCGTGGGAGGGATGCCGCCTGGGAATGTGCTGAACTTGGAGGTGCGGCGACAATGCGAGGCGCCTAACCGCCTGAGCAGGTGAAAAGCTGTTCTTTGAGTATTCATGATAGCGTATCGATATGTGGTAAGCTGGATTGGGAGGTCGCGAGAAAGTAAACAATCCAACTCTATTTGACGGTTgcgatgatggtggagagagagggacAGCTCCAAGAAGCTCCCCCAGCTCCGCTGACGTTGACGGCTTGGCAACCGACCTGCCAAGACAGTCGCACGGCACAGGGTGCGCACGGACACATCCCGAGTGGGCAGGAGAATTTGGATATCACTGCTCTCACTTACACACTTACAAGAAACCCTCATCGGGCCTCCAAAGAACAATCACAAGATGTTGCAAAGATTCGGCAGAGGTCTCTCCAGGCCAGTAGCACTGGAATCCTATACCTCATCATGTGGATCTTTACGAACCTACCGACAACTCCACAACACTACTCGAAGAGAGGCAGAAGATTCAAGAGACAACGATGAGAAGTCAGCATATGAGCGCTCAGTTGAATCCTTGAACATCGATCCAGAAAATAAAACAGTCACAACCGTCGTCGGAAACTTACCCCTCTCCCCAATTATGGATCCAGAGTTTCACGAAGCCCGAAATAATTTCACCAAACCAAAGCCAAAGCATGCTGCCCGCCCAAAAGACAAGTTCCGCAGGCAACTGGAGAGAAATCCCTATGGTGTGTTGAGTCCCAGGCCTCACTTTGCTTCTCGCAGGGCTCTAACAAATTTACACAGCCCGAATGCTCGCTGAGCGCGTCAGAACCTGTGATATCACCGGAACACCCCTTCCAAAACCCCTCTTGCAACGCTTCAAGCTCGGCCAGGATCCAACCACAGAAACAACATGGTGGATGCCACAAGATCTTGAGAGTAAAGTTCcgaaagaaggaggggatgtCCCGGCCGCTACCGAACTTCCGGGCCCTTCTGCGTATACTCTCAACAGCCGTTTGTTTCTACAAGAACTCGTCACGCCCAAAGGCATGTATTCCTCGAGTTCCAGCAGACTACTACGTGCAACTGAGAGCGGGACGGGGCGATACACATCCGCCTTGAATAATGCTCAGTGGCGTAAAGACATGGATACCTATCTGCTGGAAACAATGCGCAAACGTGTTTTTGAAGGTCTTATACATGCCGCTCATCTGGCTGAGAAGGGTGGATCAGATGGCAGACCACGCAAATATGTTACCAAGCTCAACAGCTGGAACGAAGTGAGCGAGTTGAAGCAGCGGCAATGTGTCTTGTTTTTCGGGCCTCCAGAAGGCCTTCCCCCTGGCCCTGCGATGGCCTCCGTTCCGTCAGCAATTTCGACCATGGCTATCAAAGGCTCAAAGTTCGGCGAGAAGATCGCAGTGCATGACATGCGGGTGGTGCTAGGCAGAGAACACTTGGCCAAGTTAAGGCAAGAATCTACATTACTTCAGGACGGATCATTGTATATGTTGAGGGGACAGGCGAGCATGAGACTGAACATGTTGATATGGAAGCTGCAAGAGTACATTGCTGGCTCGGAAGATTCAGTGGGCGAGGTGGACGATGGGGAGACAGTACCACAACGATCCGAAGATTCCGCGGCCGAACTTGTTCAACCCCAAGAAGAGGACTGGGAGTCGTTACTGGATGACGATCTGGACAGGGCTGAAGATCTCAGAGACTGAGCCGAGGCATGGTAACAGGCGGAGCCTCACCTTTATTGTGATAAAGGAGAGCAATTGGCCACACCTCACCGCTAGAGTCAGATATCTTGCTATAATCTCACAGGGATGAAACGGTGGGATTGAAGGGGCTGGTGATTACGCAGAAACGTGTGGGTTGTGACGAATGCCAAACTCGGGCTCAAGACGAAATCCCGCCATGGAGGACCATTTTCAGAGCAGACCGAAGCAATGACGGCACGGACGGCACTCCACGGGCAATCGTGATCTTCCGCCTCGGTGAAATGGCAGGGTTGGCAAGCTGGTTAATCCAATCAGAAGGCAATGAATCTTACAGCCTCGCGCATTGTTGCACGGACAAGGTCTTGACCGCATTACCTGGGCAAAATAACTGCTGCAGGCCACTCCTGATATGGATGGGACTTTGCAAATCGTCAACGCTGTTGCCATGGGGCGTGGGGGTCAAAGGTGACAGTCGACTTTGGACCGCGAAGGGTCCTCCTGATGGCGCATAGTGCACTTCTTGATGCGTTTTTCTTGTTCAACAAACTATCACTATGAACTCTCGACTCGGTAACATGCTCAAAATGCCTCCAATATGGAATTGGGAACAGCTTACAGACACAATATGGATTGCTTGGTCATGGTTTTGGAGTGGTGCTGCCGCGCTTTGTTCGGACGTTCTCTATTCCAAAGGGCCTCGGAAACACACCTCCTGGCTATGCCGGCTCGATATTTGGGTGAAGATCACGATGAGTGTCATTGGACTAGCTCTGACCTGTACGGGTATCTGGGCAGCCGTCTCCTCGGTGATAGAGGCCAAAACAGCAAACGAGTTGGCGCAGTGGACTTCGACCAAAGACTTTGTCGAGTTTTGCGAGTCTGTAAGTGAGGCCTTTTGTTTTGTAACAGCAGACCCGGATGGAAAAGTGACTGATAATCCAAAAGCATAACTTCGATGCTTCGAGCTGTATGAGTGCTCGAAACAAaacacttcctcctccacccggCTTCTCGCTGCTTAGATGGCGGTCTTTGTCAGTTAGTCTATGGGGCTCCAACTCGACGCCAGAAGAAAGTCAACACTACAGCCTTCACATTATCTCGATTCTTTGTTTCGTCATCGGTGCGATTTTTCTGGTCATCGTCATCGGAACCGCTCTCAGAAGAATCAGCTTTGGGCCAAGCCACCACTCTTCTAATCTTCCTCTTGCTCACTCATCCGATGAGCTCACTGAAAACAACGATCGGATTGTGCAAGAAGTCGGACCCCGTCACCGGAAATCAACTGGCAGACGTAGACGTGAAGCACGACAAGACCGAATCTCCCGATACCGAACAATCGAAAGCAATCACACGGTAGATGACGACACAAGCAGTGATGAACTATACACGCATGGAGAGGACACGAGGCGGTCGAGGTTACGGTTGCGaaggagggtgaagagggtggtAACTGATGAGAATGTTTAGTTGATTCAGAATAGCAGACAATGGAAATGTTCAAACTCCAGATGGGTTATTTCCACAAAGCAGTTTGAATGGTGGATATGTAGTTGTTGGGGGTTGCCATGGAAATGGTTGCGTTGAAGAAAATAATCAGAGGAAAAGCTCAACACCAGAACTGCACCATCATGGTCGTGGTGGCAGCTTCAAAGACGGAGCACGCACAATGTTCAAGGCAGCGGGtgtgcagcagcagcaatgcTGGCAGTCACCAGCCCAGTGGTAGAAGCGTCAAGTCAGAGGATGCAAGAATAATGCTCCGGGGAAGAGGACCACGGTACATATATCATTTCCCGCATCCAACCTTGCAAGCAGCGTCAGCCACCGGGTCAGAATGGGGGGTGGTCAGATTGGATAAAGCGATGGAGCGGGTTGAAGTTGTGTTTGCAGTTGCCTAGAAAACCCAGGGTTCAATTTTACCTGTAAGCTTTGTTATTAGGTGGTTTTCGATCGCTGGTATCGTGGGGAGTTTGACGTCTAGCACTCGGGGGGTGCGATGCCTCTTACAACCTGCATATTCGAAGTGCCGGCGAGCTTTTTTGTCATTGTTGAAGCTGTTGAtcctttttattattatttaactgcggtgttgagggagatgtCCCATCAACAAGCTCCCGGAAGAGTGAAGCTGTCAACAAGAAAGCAGAGTGGTTGTGATCTGGGAGCGAGCCGAACCAGGAGCTCAGGgacagggttagggttcttTGCGCTGACTTACACAACCGATTGATTGGCGCCAGATCTTTTAATTGGGTGGATCCCCTTAACGCGTCGAGACGCGTCTCCCGCCATAATTGTCCACCACTCAACTCAGCACCCTTGCGCCAGCCGACCTGTCCAGTCAACAACTCCACGAAACACACCTGCAACATACGCTCGTGATTCTTGAGCAATCAGTCTTGAAGTTGCGCTGTACAATCAACCACAATGAACCGTATCGACGCCAAGAGGCGCAATGTCGTCGACCATCGCAAGAAGCAGTTCGCCGAGGCAACTTACCAGCCGCAACAATACCCCCACCGCCTCAACTTCTACACCATCCCTCCAACAGCAGATATTACTCTCGAGCAGTTTGAACAATGGGCTATCGACAGACTAAGGATTCTTGCCGAGCTCGAGGCTTGCTCGTTCAGGAACAAGACACCGGCGGAAACAGCGGCGCACATGGAACCATTACTCAAGAAATACCTCCCTCTTGATAACAATAGCTCGAACCACTCCCAGCTGTTCGCCCAGAGGCAAAAAGATCACTACAGCCATTTTATTCTTCGTCTTGCATTCTCTTCAACGGAGGACTTGCGCCGTCGGTTTACTCGTGTCGAATCGATGCTTTTTAGATTGCGCTTCCAGGGCGATGACATGAAGGAGCGCAACGCTTTTGTGCGCACGCTGAATCTTGATTGGGAACCAGtctcggaggaggagaaagcgGAACTTGCTGCCGAGCTGGCAGCTACAGTTGGGTTCTCCGGCAAGAGAGGGCAACCGACGGTGCAGGATGAGGAGTGGTCAAAGGTAGACTGGGAAAGAGTCCCTGATTTGATCGAGCACAGAAAGGTGTTTGTCAAAAAGGGGAAAGCCTATGTCCCATCGAGGGAGCAGCAGAGTATGGTCATGACGGAGTTTAACGCCCGTCTGGAGAAGTCGTTGGAGGTAAACACCccttttcccaaccccccctcatATACCTAAATTAACTCTCCCCAGCTCACAGCCCGcgccctcccccgcctcgaCGAAGATGATCGCCTCACCCCTATCCTGAACCACCTCTCCAAAAACTTCATCGCCCCGGACTCAGTCTacaccaactcctcctcggccatcGAAGGCGCTGAGATCTCCGCCCGCAACATCGACAACCTCTCCCAACACTTCCCCATGTGCATggcccacctccaccgcacCCTCCGCCGCGACTCCAAGCTCCGTCACTTTGGCCGCCTGCAAtacaccctcttcctcaaggGCATCGGTCTAAACCTCGAGGAGTGTCTTGTCTTCTGGCGGTCCTCCTTCAACAAGATGACCGACGACGAGTTCAACAAGGGATACCGGTACAACGTCCGTCACGTCTACGGTGATGTAGGCGGTGACTCCAACAGGAGAAGCGGGGGCTACAGTCCGTACAG encodes the following:
- the vps66 gene encoding Lysophosphatidic acid:oleoyl-CoA acyltransferase 1 (COG:I; EggNog:ENOG503NXYP); the protein is MEKFSQFRDRGSGISPFMPTSSPTSIFSNLTSTILFLIRLPIFLAYTLLYFLFLHHFPLPAVAHKLLLWTYLSIPGIWWVDLQLDGVKRGSLSQQPPSRVPHPGSLIAANFTSPVDALYLAAVFDPIFVVSYPHSRKVQRISLIAAIINALSPAPFSPPPGSSLTDLRTIIEKNPNRVVAIFPESGTTNGKGILPLSPALLTVPAEAKIFPVSMRYTPPDITTPVPGTWIQFLWKLLGRPTHCIRVRIAEGMVNTSKAVNGVSGQEESTPSGEDGVTVEEQKLLDNVAEALARLGRAKRVGLTLKEKDAFVKAWNKRRR
- the ILV3 gene encoding dihydroxy-acid dehydratase ilv3 (COG:E; EggNog:ENOG503NUBR), whose product is MLPSLLRAGAPRALATGRALPMRNQARLLSTTARRYADEKLNRVSATITQPKSQGASQAMLYATGLSEADMNKPQVGISSVWYDGNPCNMHLLDLSGLVRDSIKKAGLVPMRFNTIGVSDGISMGTTGMRYSLQSREIIADSIETVMNGQWYDANVSLPGCDKNMPGVLIAMGRVNRPSIMVYGGTIKPGCSAGGEPIDIVSAFQAYGQYLSGEIDEKQRFDIIRNACPGGGACGGMYTANTMASAIETLGMTLPGSSSNPAEDPSKKAECESVGEAVKTLLREDIRPRDIMTRQAFENAMTVVTVLGGSTNAVLHLIAIADSVGIKLTIDDFQAVSDRIPFLADLKPSGKYVMEDLCKIGGTPSLLKFLLREGIIDGSGVTVTGKTMKENVEAYPDFPPEQKIIRPMSDPIKPTGHIQILRGSLAPGGCVGKITGKEGLRFEGTAKVYDYEDGFIEALERGEIKKGEKTVVVIRYEGPKGGPGMPEMLKPSSAIMGAGLGKDVALITDGRFSGGSHGFLIGHIVPEAMEGGPIALVQDGDKIVIDAEQRVLNLEIPAEELERRKSQWRAPESKAKRGTLRKYAQLVKDASHGCVTDA
- a CDS encoding uncharacterized protein (COG:O; MEROPS:MER0006046; EggNog:ENOG503P040), yielding MNTQRTAFHLLRRLGASHCRRTSKFSTFPGGIPPTSGGIPMPYITEVTAGGWRTSDIFSKLLQERIVCLNGAIDDTVSASIVAQLLWLESDNPDKPITMYINSPGGEVSSGLAIYDTMTYIKSPVSTVCVGGAASMAAILLIGGEPGKRYALPHSSIMVHQPLGGTRGQASDILIYANQIQRLRDQINKIVQSHINKSFGFEKYDMQAINDMMERDKYLTAEEAKDFGIIDEILHRRVKNDGTMLSADAKEGKH
- a CDS encoding uncharacterized protein (EggNog:ENOG503P51C); this encodes MLQRFGRGLSRPVALESYTSSCGSLRTYRQLHNTTRREAEDSRDNDEKSAYERSVESLNIDPENKTVTTVVGNLPLSPIMDPEFHEARNNFTKPKPKHAARPKDKFRRQLERNPYARMLAERVRTCDITGTPLPKPLLQRFKLGQDPTTETTWWMPQDLESKVPKEGGDVPAATELPGPSAYTLNSRLFLQELVTPKGMYSSSSSRLLRATESGTGRYTSALNNAQWRKDMDTYLLETMRKRVFEGLIHAAHLAEKGGSDGRPRKYVTKLNSWNEVSELKQRQCVLFFGPPEGLPPGPAMASVPSAISTMAIKGSKFGEKIAVHDMRVVLGREHLAKLRQESTLLQDGSLYMLRGQASMRLNMLIWKLQEYIAGSEDSVGEVDDGETVPQRSEDSAAELVQPQEEDWESLLDDDLDRAEDLRD
- the REG1_1 gene encoding protein phosphatase regulator (COG:S; EggNog:ENOG503NXI0), with product MNSRLGNMLKMPPIWNWEQLTDTIWIAWSWFWSGAAALCSDVLYSKGPRKHTSWLCRLDIWVKITMSVIGLALTCTGIWAAVSSVIEAKTANELAQWTSTKDFVEFCESHNFDASSCMSARNKTLPPPPGFSLLRWRSLSVSLWGSNSTPEESQHYSLHIISILCFVIGAIFLVIVIGTALRRISFGPSHHSSNLPLAHSSDELTENNDRIVQEVGPRHRKSTGRRRREARQDRISRYRTIESNHTVDDDTSSDELYTHGEDTRRSRLRLRRRVKRVVTDENV
- the PRI2 gene encoding DNA primase subunit pri2 (COG:L; BUSCO:EOG092626HU; EggNog:ENOG503NWKN), which encodes MNRIDAKRRNVVDHRKKQFAEATYQPQQYPHRLNFYTIPPTADITLEQFEQWAIDRLRILAELEACSFRNKTPAETAAHMEPLLKKYLPLDNNSSNHSQLFAQRQKDHYSHFILRLAFSSTEDLRRRFTRVESMLFRLRFQGDDMKERNAFVRTLNLDWEPVSEEEKAELAAELAATVGFSGKRGQPTVQDEEWSKVDWERVPDLIEHRKVFVKKGKAYVPSREQQSMVMTEFNARLEKSLELTARALPRLDEDDRLTPILNHLSKNFIAPDSVYTNSSSAIEGAEISARNIDNLSQHFPMCMAHLHRTLRRDSKLRHFGRLQYTLFLKGIGLNLEECLVFWRSSFNKMTDDEFNKGYRYNVRHVYGDVGGDSNRRSGGYSPYSCQKILTEHAPGNGEAHGCPYRHFDEQNLMTLLEGVGISDKGVLQGVREDKQKQKFHMACNRVFEYVHKNELRRAKDEGIMTAAQLETIVHPNEYFKRSYLLKNLGKMKKEGDGDVKMEG